A section of the Pseudomonas flavescens genome encodes:
- a CDS encoding dipeptidase: MRKRLLIAPIALIVAAGVFFTLPSILDRHMNSVESPAPYPAGEAATRLHDTLFIADLHDDALLWERDLLKRYSYGHSDLPRMLEGRVGLQVFSTVTKSPRGLNYESNAADSDTITLLAMAQRWPRATWNSLLQRALYQAEKLREATAGSDGRMVLIRSRADLATFLQAWNEDPRRVATLLATEGLHPLEGQLDNLDRLYDAGFRMAGLTHFFDNEVGGSAHGLAKGGLTPLGRQVIARLEEKSMLIDLAHASRPLMDDVLAIAKRPLLVSHGGVEGTCPGTRNLSDRHLRAIAATGGVIGIGYWDTAVCATSVAAIVKAIRYTADLVGVRHVALGSDFNGTIHAPFDVTGLAQLTEGLLGAGFSRQEIAAIMGGNVQRLLLASLPAG; this comes from the coding sequence ATGCGTAAACGCCTGCTGATCGCTCCGATTGCCCTGATCGTCGCTGCCGGCGTGTTCTTCACGTTGCCCAGCATCCTCGACCGACACATGAACAGCGTCGAATCACCTGCGCCCTACCCTGCCGGAGAGGCCGCCACCCGCCTGCACGACACCCTGTTCATCGCCGACCTGCACGACGACGCGCTGCTCTGGGAGCGAGACTTGCTCAAGCGCTACAGTTACGGGCACTCGGATCTGCCGCGCATGCTCGAAGGCCGCGTCGGCCTGCAGGTGTTCTCCACCGTGACCAAATCGCCACGCGGGCTGAACTACGAGAGCAACGCTGCCGATAGCGACACCATCACGCTGCTCGCCATGGCCCAGCGCTGGCCTCGGGCGACCTGGAACAGCCTGCTGCAGCGCGCCCTCTACCAGGCCGAAAAGCTGCGCGAGGCGACCGCAGGCAGCGATGGTCGCATGGTGCTGATCAGGAGCAGAGCCGACCTGGCCACCTTCCTGCAGGCCTGGAACGAGGACCCGCGTCGCGTCGCCACCCTGCTGGCCACCGAGGGCCTGCACCCGCTCGAAGGGCAGCTGGATAACCTCGACCGTCTCTACGACGCAGGTTTCCGCATGGCTGGCCTGACTCACTTCTTCGACAACGAGGTCGGCGGCTCGGCCCATGGCCTGGCGAAGGGTGGCCTGACACCGCTGGGCCGGCAGGTGATCGCCCGCCTCGAAGAGAAATCCATGCTGATCGATCTGGCTCACGCCTCGCGCCCCTTGATGGATGATGTGCTGGCCATCGCCAAACGCCCGCTGCTGGTCTCCCACGGCGGCGTCGAAGGCACCTGCCCCGGTACCCGCAACCTGAGCGACCGGCACCTGCGCGCCATTGCCGCCACCGGCGGGGTGATTGGCATCGGTTACTGGGACACGGCCGTGTGTGCCACCTCGGTGGCTGCCATCGTCAAGGCGATTCGCTACACCGCCGACCTGGTGGGCGTGCGCCATGTGGCCCTGGGCTCCGACTTCAACGGCACCATCCACGCCCCGTTCGACGTGACCGGGCTCGCCCAGCTGACCGAGGGCCTGCTCGGTGCCGGCTTCAGCCGCCAGGAGATCGCCGCGATCATGGGCGGCAACGTGCAGCGCCTGCTGCTCGCCAGCCTGCCGGCAGGCTGA
- the eutC gene encoding ethanolamine ammonia-lyase subunit EutC, whose translation MSDKSPATENPWQQLRQLTPARIALGRAGTSLPTAAQLDFQFAHAQARDAVHLPFDHEGLREELQGRGLDTLLLHSAATDRHTYLQRPDLGRRLNEESATALDGYAAEKGRGYDLAIVIADGLSSLAVRRHSLPFLERLLDQLGEEGWTLAPITLVEQGRVAVADEVGERLGAKMTVILIGERPGLSSPDSLGLYFTYAPRVGLNDAYRNCISNVRLEGLSYGMATFRLMYLMREACRRQLSGVDLKDEAEVPTLEDAGPGNFLLPDQR comes from the coding sequence ATGTCAGACAAATCCCCCGCTACCGAAAACCCCTGGCAGCAGTTGCGGCAACTGACCCCAGCCCGTATCGCCCTCGGGCGCGCGGGCACCAGCCTGCCGACTGCCGCGCAGCTGGATTTCCAGTTCGCCCATGCCCAGGCCCGTGACGCCGTGCACCTGCCGTTCGACCATGAAGGCCTGCGTGAGGAGCTGCAGGGCCGAGGGCTCGACACCCTGCTGCTGCACAGTGCCGCAACGGATCGACATACCTACCTGCAACGCCCGGATCTGGGCCGACGCCTCAACGAGGAGTCGGCCACCGCGCTGGATGGCTACGCCGCAGAAAAGGGCCGCGGTTACGACCTGGCCATCGTCATCGCCGATGGGTTGTCGTCACTGGCCGTACGCCGCCACAGCTTGCCGTTCCTGGAAAGGCTGCTCGATCAGCTGGGCGAGGAAGGCTGGACCCTGGCACCCATCACCCTGGTCGAACAGGGCCGGGTCGCGGTGGCGGACGAAGTGGGCGAACGGCTGGGGGCGAAGATGACGGTGATCCTGATCGGCGAACGCCCCGGGCTCAGCTCCCCCGACAGCCTGGGTCTGTACTTCACCTACGCGCCGCGGGTAGGCCTCAATGACGCCTACCGCAACTGCATTTCCAACGTGCGCCTGGAAGGCCTGAGTTACGGCATGGCGACCTTTCGCCTGATGTACCTGATGCGTGAGGCCTGCCGGCGCCAGCTATCGGGCGTCGACCTCAAGGACGAAGCCGAAGTGCCGACCCTGGAGGACGCCGGGCCGGGCAACTTCCTGCTGCCGGATCAGCGTTAG
- the pcsA gene encoding phosphatidylcholine synthase has product MSVMSLSPSKAKAWSVHAVTASGVILGMLALLALIEGRAESCLLWLGLALLVDGLDGTLARKYDVKVVLPHFDGSTLDLVIDYLTYVFIPAIFVYRFIPLPEYTLLLSVGIILLSSLFCFCNVNMKSKDNYFVGFPAAWNVVVVYLYLLDFEPWVTFLVIMVLAGLTLTRMKFLHPFRVKQFMPLNIAVTMIWMFACAGLIIQFPTQPVWLLALWGLSSAYFVGMCVWRSAREWFA; this is encoded by the coding sequence ATGAGTGTTATGTCGCTATCACCCAGTAAAGCCAAGGCATGGAGCGTTCACGCGGTAACCGCCAGCGGGGTAATCCTTGGCATGTTGGCGCTGCTCGCGCTGATCGAGGGGAGGGCGGAAAGCTGCCTGCTGTGGCTGGGGCTTGCCTTGTTGGTCGACGGCCTGGACGGCACCCTGGCGCGCAAGTACGACGTCAAGGTGGTACTGCCGCATTTCGACGGTTCGACCCTCGATCTGGTGATCGACTACCTCACCTACGTATTCATCCCGGCGATCTTCGTCTATCGCTTCATCCCGCTGCCCGAGTACACGCTGCTGCTGTCGGTGGGCATCATTCTGCTGTCGTCGCTGTTCTGCTTCTGCAACGTCAACATGAAGAGCAAGGACAACTACTTCGTCGGCTTCCCGGCGGCGTGGAACGTGGTGGTGGTGTACCTCTATCTGCTGGATTTCGAGCCGTGGGTGACCTTCCTGGTCATCATGGTGCTGGCGGGCCTGACACTGACTCGCATGAAGTTCCTGCACCCGTTCCGGGTCAAGCAGTTCATGCCGTTGAACATCGCCGTGACCATGATCTGGATGTTCGCCTGTGCCGGGTTGATCATCCAGTTCCCGACCCAGCCGGTTTGGCTGCTGGCGCTGTGGGGCCTGTCTTCGGCGTATTTCGTCGGCATGTGCGTGTGGCGCTCTGCCCGCGAATGGTTCGCCTGA
- a CDS encoding amino acid ABC transporter permease, giving the protein MSTTHIFKPDQPPPSSSVGVVAWMRSNLFSSWLNTALTFFAIYLVWLMVPPLLKWAFIDANWVGTTRADCTKEGACWVFIQARFSQFMYGFYPSELRWRVDLTAVLAIVGAAPLFISRFPRKAFYGIGFLVIYPVVAWCLLHGGVFGLETVPTSRWGGLMLTLVIAAVGIAGALPLGILLALGRRSNMPAVRVVCVTFIEFWRGVPLITVLFMSSVMLPLFLPEGMSFDKLMRALIGVILFQSAYIAEVVRGGLQAIPKGQYEAAGAMGLGYWRMMGLVILPQALKLVIPGIVNTFIALFKDTSLVIIIGLFDLLNSVKQAAADPAWLGMATEGYVFAALIFWIFCFGMSRYSLHLERKLDTGHKR; this is encoded by the coding sequence ATGAGCACAACCCATATTTTCAAACCGGATCAGCCGCCACCCAGCTCCAGTGTTGGTGTGGTCGCCTGGATGCGCAGCAATCTGTTCTCCAGCTGGCTCAATACGGCGCTGACCTTCTTCGCCATCTACCTCGTTTGGCTGATGGTGCCGCCGCTGCTCAAGTGGGCGTTCATCGACGCCAACTGGGTGGGCACCACCCGCGCCGACTGCACCAAGGAAGGCGCCTGCTGGGTGTTCATCCAGGCGCGTTTCAGCCAGTTCATGTATGGCTTCTACCCCAGTGAACTGCGCTGGCGCGTGGACCTGACCGCGGTTCTGGCGATCGTCGGTGCGGCACCGCTGTTCATTTCCCGCTTCCCGCGCAAGGCCTTCTATGGCATCGGCTTCCTGGTGATCTACCCGGTGGTTGCCTGGTGCCTGCTGCATGGCGGTGTGTTCGGCCTGGAAACCGTGCCGACCAGCCGTTGGGGCGGCCTGATGCTGACTCTGGTGATCGCCGCGGTAGGTATCGCCGGTGCATTGCCGCTGGGCATTCTGCTGGCTTTGGGGCGCCGCTCCAACATGCCGGCGGTGCGCGTGGTCTGCGTGACGTTCATCGAGTTCTGGCGTGGCGTTCCACTGATCACCGTGCTGTTCATGTCCTCGGTGATGCTGCCGCTGTTCCTGCCCGAGGGCATGAGCTTCGACAAGCTGATGCGGGCGCTGATCGGGGTCATCCTGTTCCAGTCGGCCTACATCGCCGAAGTGGTACGTGGTGGTCTGCAGGCGATTCCCAAAGGGCAATACGAAGCGGCCGGCGCCATGGGCCTGGGCTACTGGCGGATGATGGGTCTGGTGATCCTGCCGCAAGCGCTCAAGCTGGTGATTCCGGGCATCGTCAACACCTTCATCGCCCTGTTCAAGGACACCAGCCTGGTGATCATCATCGGCCTGTTCGACCTGCTCAACAGCGTCAAGCAGGCGGCTGCCGACCCGGCGTGGCTGGGCATGGCGACCGAGGGCTATGTGTTCGCTGCCCTGATTTTCTGGATTTTCTGTTTCGGCATGTCCCGCTACTCCCTCCATCTGGAGCGGAAGCTCGATACCGGCCACAAGCGTTAG
- a CDS encoding alpha/beta hydrolase, protein MDTTLLLQPPLPADSCVIWLHGLGADRFDFQPVAQALQQSLRSTRFVLPQAPTRAVTVNGGYEMPSWYDILAMSPARAIDREQLEQSAQQVIDLIEAQRNEGIDPARIFLAGFSQGGAVVLHTAFLRWQGPLGGVLALSTYAPTFAEQVQLSDLQRAIPVYCLHGNQDGVVLPPMGRAAHDWLLQHDVTVTWQEYPMGHEVLPEEIRDVGVWLAARL, encoded by the coding sequence ATGGATACCACATTGCTACTGCAGCCCCCACTTCCCGCCGATTCATGCGTCATTTGGCTGCACGGTCTGGGTGCAGATCGCTTCGATTTTCAACCGGTCGCCCAGGCGCTGCAGCAATCGCTGCGCAGCACCCGTTTCGTACTGCCCCAGGCGCCCACTCGCGCAGTCACCGTCAACGGCGGCTACGAGATGCCCAGCTGGTACGACATTCTCGCCATGAGCCCGGCCAGGGCGATCGATCGGGAGCAGCTCGAACAGTCGGCCCAGCAGGTGATCGACCTGATCGAGGCGCAGCGCAACGAAGGGATCGACCCGGCCCGCATCTTTCTCGCCGGCTTTTCCCAAGGCGGCGCGGTGGTGCTGCATACCGCCTTCCTGCGCTGGCAGGGCCCGCTCGGCGGCGTCCTGGCGCTGTCCACCTACGCCCCGACCTTTGCCGAGCAGGTGCAACTGAGCGACCTGCAGCGTGCGATACCGGTGTACTGCCTGCACGGCAATCAGGACGGCGTGGTGCTGCCACCCATGGGCCGCGCCGCTCACGACTGGCTGCTGCAGCATGATGTCACCGTGACATGGCAGGAGTATCCCATGGGCCACGAAGTGTTACCGGAGGAAATACGCGACGTCGGCGTTTGGCTGGCGGCCCGTCTATAA
- a CDS encoding glutathione S-transferase family protein — translation MSELILHHYPTSPFAEKARLLLGFKDLAWRSVQIPPLMPKPDLTALTGGYRKTPVLQIGADIYCDTALIARRLEALQPQPALLPGNRAFAIAAFAQWADSVVFQHAVSLVFQPESIAVRFAKAPPEFVQAFIADRAKLFAGGQASRLPAEQAKHQWPAFMARLQAQLEASGVDFLFGEPSLADIAMAHPLWFLRATPVTSPLVDGYPAVAAWLDRVLARGHGKPEPLSSEEAIRVAREATPSPLPDEVFTDPNGFVSGQAVAISAIDYGVDAVEGELLFAGAEELILRREDDRAGVVHVHFPRLGFSIKGL, via the coding sequence ATGTCTGAGCTCATCCTGCACCATTACCCCACGTCGCCCTTCGCTGAAAAGGCGCGCCTGTTGCTGGGCTTCAAGGACCTGGCCTGGCGCTCGGTGCAGATTCCACCGCTGATGCCCAAGCCGGATCTCACCGCCCTGACGGGAGGTTATCGCAAGACCCCGGTGCTGCAGATCGGTGCCGATATCTATTGCGACACCGCGTTGATCGCGCGTCGTCTCGAAGCCCTTCAGCCGCAGCCGGCGCTGTTGCCGGGCAATCGGGCGTTCGCCATCGCCGCCTTCGCGCAATGGGCCGACTCGGTGGTGTTTCAGCATGCGGTCAGCCTGGTGTTCCAGCCCGAGTCCATCGCCGTGCGTTTCGCCAAGGCACCCCCGGAGTTCGTCCAGGCCTTCATCGCCGACCGCGCCAAGCTGTTCGCCGGTGGTCAGGCCAGCCGTTTGCCCGCCGAGCAGGCCAAGCACCAGTGGCCGGCGTTTATGGCACGTCTGCAGGCTCAGTTGGAGGCGAGCGGTGTTGACTTCCTGTTCGGTGAGCCGAGCCTGGCCGATATCGCCATGGCTCACCCGCTGTGGTTCCTGCGTGCGACGCCGGTGACCTCGCCCCTGGTCGATGGCTACCCGGCCGTCGCCGCCTGGCTGGATCGGGTGCTGGCACGTGGGCACGGCAAGCCCGAGCCGTTGAGCAGCGAGGAGGCCATCAGGGTGGCGCGCGAAGCCACGCCATCGCCGCTGCCGGACGAGGTGTTTACTGACCCGAATGGTTTTGTCAGCGGGCAGGCCGTCGCCATCTCGGCGATTGATTACGGCGTGGATGCCGTGGAAGGCGAGCTGCTGTTCGCCGGGGCCGAGGAGTTGATCCTGCGCCGTGAAGATGACCGCGCTGGTGTCGTGCATGTGCACTTCCCGCGGCTTGGATTCTCTATCAAAGGACTTTAA
- a CDS encoding amino acid ABC transporter substrate-binding protein encodes MKMVKTTLAMLTAAAVLGAAGMAHAGATLDAVKKKGFVQCGVSDGLPGFSVPDEKGNYQGIDVDICRGVAAAVFGDATKVKYSPLTAKERFTAIQSGEVDVLSRNTTWTSSRDGGMGLVFTGVTYYDGIGFLVNKKLGVASAKELDGATICIQAGTTTELNVSDYFRSNGLKYTPITFDTSDESAKSLEAGRCDVLTSDQSQLYAQRIKLGAPDDWVVLPEVISKEPLGPLVRRGDEDWMAIVKWTLFAMLNSEELGVDSKNVEALAKETKNPDVARMLGADGEYGKDLKLPKDWVVQIVKQVGNYGEVFDRNIGKGSELKIERGLNALWNKGGLHYAPPVR; translated from the coding sequence ATGAAGATGGTTAAAACCACCCTGGCGATGTTGACCGCCGCCGCCGTTCTGGGTGCAGCAGGCATGGCTCATGCCGGTGCTACCCTGGATGCAGTCAAGAAGAAAGGTTTCGTACAGTGCGGCGTCAGCGATGGCCTGCCTGGCTTCTCGGTACCGGATGAGAAGGGCAACTATCAGGGTATCGACGTCGACATCTGCCGCGGTGTGGCCGCAGCGGTGTTCGGTGACGCGACCAAGGTCAAGTACAGCCCGCTGACCGCCAAGGAGCGTTTCACCGCGATCCAGTCCGGTGAAGTCGATGTGCTCTCGCGCAACACCACCTGGACCAGCTCCCGCGACGGCGGCATGGGTCTGGTATTCACCGGCGTGACCTACTACGACGGTATCGGCTTCCTGGTTAACAAGAAGCTGGGCGTTGCCAGTGCCAAGGAACTGGATGGCGCGACCATCTGTATCCAGGCAGGCACCACCACCGAGCTGAACGTCTCCGACTACTTCCGCTCGAACGGCCTGAAGTACACCCCCATCACCTTCGACACCTCCGACGAAAGCGCCAAGTCCCTGGAAGCTGGTCGTTGCGACGTACTGACCTCCGACCAGTCGCAGCTGTACGCACAGCGCATCAAGCTGGGCGCGCCGGATGACTGGGTAGTACTGCCGGAAGTGATCTCCAAGGAGCCGCTGGGCCCGCTGGTTCGTCGTGGCGACGAAGACTGGATGGCTATCGTCAAATGGACCCTGTTCGCCATGCTCAACTCCGAAGAGCTGGGTGTCGACTCCAAGAACGTCGAAGCCCTGGCCAAGGAAACCAAGAACCCTGACGTAGCCCGTATGCTGGGTGCCGACGGTGAGTACGGCAAGGATCTGAAACTGCCGAAGGACTGGGTCGTCCAGATCGTCAAGCAGGTCGGTAACTACGGCGAAGTCTTCGACCGTAACATCGGCAAGGGCAGCGAGCTGAAAATCGAGCGTGGTCTGAACGCTCTGTGGAACAAAGGCGGTCTGCACTACGCTCCTCCAGTGCGTTGA
- a CDS encoding GGDEF domain-containing protein: MKAAQWQTDLQQIRQLRLFNNVALGSLTRLLDSFRACDLDTGEVLLSPFDRNQYLYIVVNGSLKVYLGSLDNQPVTTLHSGDCAGEISFIDNEHPSAYVVANEPSSVLRLHRDALTTLFQQSPQMMHNLLEVLCSRMRQGNRQLIDSEQNANVDKLTGAFNRRWLEHVFERERTRCLFSCQPLSLLMLDVDHFKDYNDQHGHLAGDYALCLVAHTLRRQLRPRDSLVRFGGEEFVVLLPELNLKQAVDIAERLRESLEQIGAFYSPLGAQPGVTISLGLTQMQPKDSLTSLIARADKALYRAKDEGRNRLCH; encoded by the coding sequence ATGAAGGCAGCCCAATGGCAGACCGATCTACAGCAGATCCGACAACTGCGCCTGTTCAACAATGTTGCACTCGGCAGCCTGACACGGCTGCTGGATTCCTTTCGTGCCTGCGATCTGGACACCGGCGAAGTGCTGCTCTCGCCGTTCGACCGCAACCAGTACCTCTATATAGTCGTCAACGGCAGCCTCAAGGTTTATCTGGGCTCGCTGGACAATCAGCCGGTCACCACCCTGCACTCGGGTGATTGCGCCGGCGAAATCAGCTTCATCGACAACGAGCATCCCAGCGCCTACGTGGTGGCCAACGAGCCGAGCAGCGTGCTGCGCCTGCACCGTGATGCACTGACCACGCTGTTCCAGCAATCGCCGCAGATGATGCACAACCTGCTGGAAGTGCTGTGCAGCCGCATGCGCCAGGGCAATCGGCAACTGATCGACAGCGAGCAGAACGCCAACGTCGACAAACTCACCGGGGCCTTCAACCGGCGCTGGCTGGAGCACGTGTTCGAACGCGAACGCACCCGTTGCCTGTTCAGTTGCCAGCCCCTGAGCCTGCTGATGCTCGATGTCGATCACTTCAAGGATTACAACGATCAGCACGGCCACCTGGCTGGCGACTATGCCCTGTGCCTGGTCGCCCACACCCTGCGTCGACAGCTGCGCCCCCGTGACAGCCTGGTGCGTTTCGGGGGTGAGGAATTCGTCGTGCTGCTGCCTGAGCTGAACCTGAAACAGGCAGTGGACATCGCCGAGCGTCTGCGCGAGAGCCTGGAGCAGATCGGCGCCTTTTACTCGCCGCTGGGCGCCCAGCCCGGTGTGACGATTTCCCTGGGGCTGACCCAGATGCAGCCCAAGGACAGCCTGACCAGCCTGATCGCCCGTGCCGACAAGGCCCTGTACCGGGCCAAGGACGAAGGCCGCAACCGCCTCTGTCACTGA
- a CDS encoding amino acid ABC transporter permease codes for MQKNIGAPQGFSLSDPRVRAWLFQIITVVAVVAMGWFLFSNTQTNLQHRGITSGFDFLERSAGFGIAQHLISYTEADSYARVFVIGLLNTLLVSFIGIVLATFLGFLIGIARLSPNWMISKLATVYIEVFRNIPPLLQILFWYFAVLLPLPGPRASISIGESFFLSNRGLNMPAAEATGAFWPFVAGLVVTLVAIVLMTRWANKRFEATGVPFHKFWAGLGLAIVIPTLFALVFGSPLHWSVPELKGFNFVGGWVMIPELLALTIALTVYTAAFIAENVRSGINSVSHGQTEAARSLGLRPGPTLRKVIIPQAMRVIIPPLTSQYLNLAKNSSLAAGIGYPDMVSLFAGTVLNQTGQAIEVIAITMSVYLAISISISLLMNWYNKRIALIER; via the coding sequence ATGCAGAAAAACATCGGCGCACCGCAGGGGTTCTCCCTCAGCGATCCACGTGTGCGCGCCTGGCTATTCCAGATCATTACCGTTGTGGCCGTGGTCGCAATGGGGTGGTTCCTGTTCAGCAACACACAGACCAACCTGCAACACCGGGGCATCACGTCCGGCTTCGACTTTCTCGAGCGCAGTGCCGGTTTCGGCATCGCCCAACACCTGATCAGCTATACCGAAGCGGACAGCTATGCCCGCGTCTTCGTCATCGGCCTGCTCAACACGCTGCTGGTGTCCTTCATCGGTATCGTGCTGGCTACCTTCCTCGGCTTCCTCATCGGTATCGCGCGACTGTCGCCGAACTGGATGATCAGCAAGCTGGCGACCGTCTACATCGAGGTGTTCCGCAACATTCCGCCGTTGCTGCAGATTCTCTTCTGGTACTTCGCCGTGCTGCTGCCGCTGCCGGGACCGCGTGCCAGCATCAGCATCGGCGAAAGCTTCTTCCTCAGCAACCGCGGCCTGAACATGCCGGCTGCCGAGGCGACGGGGGCTTTCTGGCCGTTCGTGGCCGGCCTGGTGGTGACCCTGGTCGCCATCGTGCTGATGACCCGCTGGGCCAACAAGCGCTTCGAAGCCACCGGCGTGCCATTCCACAAGTTCTGGGCTGGCCTGGGGCTGGCGATCGTCATTCCCACGCTGTTCGCGCTGGTGTTCGGTAGCCCGCTGCACTGGTCGGTACCGGAGCTCAAGGGCTTCAACTTCGTCGGCGGCTGGGTGATGATCCCGGAACTGCTGGCGCTGACCATCGCGTTGACCGTCTACACCGCGGCCTTCATCGCCGAGAACGTGCGCTCCGGGATCAACTCGGTCAGCCACGGGCAGACCGAAGCCGCTCGCTCGTTGGGGCTGCGCCCGGGCCCGACCCTGCGCAAGGTGATCATTCCCCAGGCCATGCGGGTCATCATTCCGCCGCTGACCAGCCAATACCTGAACCTGGCGAAGAACTCTTCTCTGGCCGCCGGTATCGGTTACCCGGACATGGTGTCGCTGTTCGCCGGTACGGTACTCAACCAGACGGGCCAGGCCATCGAGGTGATTGCCATCACCATGAGCGTGTACCTGGCGATCAGTATCAGCATTTCCCTGCTGATGAACTGGTACAACAAGCGCATCGCGCTGATCGAGCGGTGA
- a CDS encoding nuclear transport factor 2 family protein — MSHPNADLITRFYQAFQQLDAERMASCYAPDVSFSDPAFGTLTGDDAADMWRMLTTRAKQFSLTFSDVQADANGGSANWVATYLFSQTGRTVVNRIQASFVIRDGLIVEHRDQFDMWRWSAQALGFQGMLIGWTPLLKNTVRRQARNGLRQFQASRASDGQHGVEARS; from the coding sequence ATGTCTCACCCGAATGCCGATCTGATCACCCGTTTCTACCAGGCCTTCCAGCAACTGGATGCCGAGCGCATGGCGAGTTGCTATGCGCCTGATGTCAGCTTCAGTGACCCGGCATTCGGCACGCTCACCGGTGACGATGCCGCGGACATGTGGCGCATGCTGACCACCCGGGCCAAGCAGTTCTCCCTGACCTTCAGCGATGTGCAGGCCGATGCCAATGGTGGTAGCGCCAACTGGGTGGCCACTTACCTGTTCAGCCAGACCGGCCGCACCGTGGTGAACCGCATCCAGGCGTCGTTCGTGATTCGTGACGGGCTGATCGTCGAACACCGTGATCAGTTCGATATGTGGCGCTGGTCCGCTCAGGCGCTGGGTTTTCAGGGCATGCTCATCGGCTGGACGCCGCTGCTGAAAAACACCGTGCGCAGGCAGGCCAGGAACGGTCTGCGGCAGTTTCAGGCCTCCCGTGCGTCAGACGGGCAGCACGGCGTAGAGGCGCGCAGCTGA
- a CDS encoding amino acid ABC transporter ATP-binding protein — protein sequence MSEANKQPSAEPIIQLQGVNKWYGQFHVLKDINLDVRQGERIVLCGPSGSGKSTTIRCINRLEEHQAGRIVVDGTELTRDLKDIETVRREVGMVFQHFNLFPHLTVLQNCTLAPMWVRKMPKRKAEEIAMHFLERVRIPEQAHKFPGQLSGGQQQRVAIARALCMKPKIMLFDEPTSALDPEMVKEVLDTMIGLAQDGMTMLCVTHEMGFARTVADRVIFMDKGEIVEQAEPNAFFDNPQNERTKLFLGQILH from the coding sequence ATGAGCGAAGCAAACAAGCAACCCAGCGCCGAGCCGATCATTCAGCTGCAGGGCGTGAACAAGTGGTACGGGCAGTTCCACGTACTCAAGGACATCAACCTCGACGTGCGTCAGGGCGAGCGTATCGTGCTCTGCGGCCCGTCGGGCTCGGGCAAGTCCACCACCATCCGTTGCATCAACCGTCTGGAAGAGCACCAGGCCGGTCGCATCGTGGTCGATGGCACCGAACTGACCCGTGACCTCAAGGACATCGAAACCGTGCGCCGCGAAGTGGGCATGGTGTTCCAGCACTTCAACCTGTTCCCGCACCTCACCGTGCTGCAGAACTGCACGCTGGCGCCGATGTGGGTTCGCAAGATGCCCAAGCGCAAGGCGGAGGAAATCGCCATGCACTTCCTCGAGCGCGTGCGCATTCCGGAACAGGCCCACAAGTTCCCGGGGCAACTGTCCGGTGGTCAGCAGCAGCGTGTGGCCATTGCCCGTGCCCTGTGCATGAAGCCGAAGATCATGCTGTTCGATGAGCCGACCTCGGCGCTCGACCCGGAAATGGTCAAGGAAGTACTCGACACCATGATCGGCCTGGCTCAGGACGGCATGACCATGCTCTGCGTGACCCACGAAATGGGCTTCGCCCGTACCGTGGCGGATCGGGTGATCTTCATGGACAAGGGCGAGATCGTCGAACAGGCCGAGCCCAATGCCTTCTTCGACAATCCGCAGAACGAGCGCACCAAGCTGTTCCTCGGGCAGATCCTGCACTGA
- a CDS encoding GIY-YIG nuclease family protein: MSVTPDKVWFVYLVRAANGALYCGISDDPLRRFAQHQSGKGARFFFSSPAVALVYSESCIGKGDALRRERAIKRLGKGAKEALVATGSLMHVLDEHSSAPMGSV; encoded by the coding sequence ATGAGCGTTACGCCGGATAAGGTCTGGTTCGTTTACCTGGTGCGCGCCGCCAATGGCGCGCTCTACTGCGGCATCAGTGACGATCCACTGCGCCGTTTCGCCCAGCACCAAAGTGGCAAGGGCGCTCGCTTCTTCTTTTCCAGCCCGGCAGTGGCCCTGGTCTACAGCGAAAGCTGTATCGGCAAGGGCGATGCCCTGCGCCGCGAGCGGGCGATCAAGCGACTGGGCAAAGGCGCCAAGGAAGCGCTGGTGGCCACCGGTAGCCTGATGCATGTCCTTGATGAGCACTCATCAGCCCCAATGGGTTCTGTCTAG